The following are encoded in a window of Amycolatopsis lexingtonensis genomic DNA:
- a CDS encoding urea carboxylase-associated family protein, whose product MGSPPPAYRGAALEVDRSFYRRLAAEPGRVRVDAFEIPIRSGRAWRVPKGHLCRLETVEGPQVGDLNLWHADDPRERFWAARTRQLQRAHVSTFDRLWSTLPFLRPLATITADTLEHYGEDGDGGRVHDLLGTRCDPYVNRLLTGEDFDFHCHSNLVRAVAPFGLTEFDVHDVLNVFQCTGLTGDDRYFMKACPARPGDFFEFFAEVDLLCALSTCPGGDLSVPLWGPDARDPVDVCHPIGVEVFAPRAELLESWSPPARAAYRGLHGVRLPEWADLPDRTGRSGGSPG is encoded by the coding sequence ATGGGGTCACCCCCGCCCGCCTACCGAGGTGCCGCACTCGAGGTCGACCGGTCGTTCTACCGGCGGCTCGCCGCCGAGCCCGGCCGGGTGCGCGTCGACGCCTTCGAGATCCCGATCCGCTCCGGCCGCGCGTGGCGGGTCCCGAAGGGGCACCTGTGCCGCCTCGAAACCGTCGAGGGCCCGCAGGTCGGCGACCTCAACCTGTGGCACGCCGACGACCCGCGCGAGCGGTTCTGGGCCGCCCGCACCCGCCAGCTCCAGCGCGCGCACGTCAGCACCTTCGACCGGCTGTGGTCGACGCTGCCGTTCCTGCGCCCGCTGGCCACGATCACCGCCGACACCCTCGAGCACTACGGCGAAGACGGCGACGGCGGCCGCGTCCACGACCTCCTGGGCACCCGCTGCGACCCGTACGTCAACCGGCTGCTCACCGGCGAGGACTTCGACTTCCACTGCCACTCGAACCTGGTCCGCGCGGTCGCGCCGTTCGGGCTCACCGAGTTCGACGTGCACGACGTCCTGAACGTCTTCCAGTGCACCGGGCTCACCGGCGACGACCGGTACTTCATGAAGGCGTGCCCGGCCCGCCCGGGCGACTTCTTCGAGTTCTTCGCCGAGGTGGACCTGCTGTGCGCGCTGTCGACGTGCCCGGGCGGCGACCTGTCCGTCCCGCTGTGGGGCCCGGACGCGCGCGACCCCGTCGACGTCTGCCACCCGATCGGCGTCGAGGTGTTCGCACCCCGCGCCGAGCTGCTCGAAAGCTGGTCGCCACCGGCGCGCGCGGCCTACCGCGGGCTGCACGGCGTCCGGCTGCCGGAGTGGGCCGACCTACCCGATCGGACGGGCCGGAGCGGCGGATCGCCGGGGTAG
- a CDS encoding HNH endonuclease family protein — protein sequence MPRTRALLLLAVLTGAALTGCKVPGEPASGSQPSGTAAAPPVAPAEARAQLGQLKVAVRGTMDGYSREKFPHWDKVDGACDTREEVLKRDGKDVTTNADCAAKSGTWVSQYDGETWHKASDVDIDHMVPLGQAWISGAKSWTQERREQFANDLVRPQLHAVTDNLNEQKSDKAPDQWKPPLVAYWCTYATDWIVVKRNYGLTITVPEKNALESMLQHC from the coding sequence ATGCCGCGCACCCGAGCGCTCCTCCTGCTGGCCGTCCTGACCGGCGCCGCCCTCACCGGGTGCAAGGTGCCCGGTGAGCCGGCGTCCGGGTCCCAGCCCTCCGGAACGGCCGCCGCCCCGCCGGTCGCGCCCGCCGAGGCACGGGCCCAGCTGGGGCAGCTCAAGGTCGCCGTCCGCGGCACCATGGACGGCTACAGCCGCGAGAAGTTCCCGCACTGGGACAAGGTAGACGGCGCCTGCGACACCCGCGAAGAGGTGCTCAAGCGCGACGGCAAGGACGTCACCACGAACGCCGACTGCGCGGCCAAGTCCGGGACCTGGGTGAGCCAGTACGACGGCGAGACCTGGCACAAGGCGTCCGATGTGGACATCGACCACATGGTGCCGCTCGGCCAGGCCTGGATCAGCGGCGCCAAGTCGTGGACCCAGGAGCGCCGGGAGCAGTTCGCGAACGACCTCGTCCGCCCGCAGCTGCACGCGGTCACCGACAACCTCAACGAGCAGAAGAGCGACAAGGCGCCGGACCAGTGGAAGCCGCCGCTCGTCGCCTACTGGTGCACCTACGCCACCGACTGGATCGTCGTGAAGCGCAACTACGGCCTGACGATCACCGTCCCGGAGAAGAACGCGCTGGAGTCGATGCTGCAGCACTGCTAA
- a CDS encoding transposase family protein, translating to MSQQPAEGFDPISYQVVLPLSQPTLQMLAELIRAHRRQLRSRWRKADPAGQALVVLAVLRDDPRLAHLGAGMGVSASTVRRWVLEAITLLAARATRLNRVLRRQATRGAQVVLVDGTLIRTRRRTGKANRAHYNGKHKHHGLVVLALTDETGRLLWISAALPGRTADITAARRLRLRERLHEHGLTPAADKGFHGWHKDVRTTGDCTECGGRCEQVVLTPYKAETNRPLTKAQKQANAAFAAMRCAVEGGFAALKHWRILNKLRLDTRHATTLLRALLVLVQHEQTVRDRVRATAN from the coding sequence GTGAGTCAACAACCCGCCGAGGGCTTCGACCCCATTTCCTACCAGGTCGTTCTTCCGCTGTCGCAGCCGACCCTGCAGATGCTGGCCGAGCTGATCCGCGCCCATCGCCGTCAGCTGCGGTCCCGCTGGCGCAAAGCCGACCCCGCCGGCCAGGCACTGGTCGTACTCGCCGTACTGCGCGACGACCCGCGCCTGGCCCACCTCGGAGCCGGCATGGGCGTCTCCGCCTCCACGGTGCGCCGCTGGGTACTGGAAGCCATCACCCTGCTCGCCGCCCGCGCCACCCGCCTGAACCGGGTACTGCGCCGCCAAGCCACCCGGGGCGCGCAGGTGGTGCTGGTGGACGGCACCCTGATCCGCACCCGCCGCCGCACCGGCAAAGCCAACCGAGCCCACTACAACGGCAAGCACAAACACCACGGCCTGGTCGTACTCGCCCTGACCGACGAGACCGGCCGGCTGCTGTGGATCTCGGCGGCGCTGCCAGGCCGCACCGCCGACATCACCGCCGCCCGCCGGCTACGCCTGCGGGAACGGCTGCACGAGCACGGCCTGACCCCGGCCGCGGACAAGGGCTTCCACGGCTGGCACAAAGACGTCCGCACGACCGGTGACTGCACCGAGTGTGGTGGCCGGTGTGAGCAGGTCGTGCTCACCCCCTACAAAGCCGAGACCAACCGGCCGCTGACCAAGGCACAGAAGCAGGCCAACGCCGCATTCGCGGCGATGCGATGCGCGGTAGAAGGCGGCTTCGCCGCCCTCAAACACTGGCGCATCCTCAACAAACTCCGCCTCGACACCCGCCACGCCACCACCCTGCTGCGCGCGCTGCTTGTGCTCGTCCAGCACGAACAAACCGTCCGCGACCGCGTCCGCGCTACCGCGAACTAA